A window of the Thalassophryne amazonica chromosome 11, fThaAma1.1, whole genome shotgun sequence genome harbors these coding sequences:
- the hbegfa gene encoding heparin-binding EGF-like growth factor a isoform X2: protein MRLFGVALLLLHVLGSEPVRGAAVGRQHHTTVINLMDTNTDRRTEDQRATTVTYSEEDEAEDGAYYYDEDEDEDGFSGDHDLLPRVAMSSKPQDPSAILEAEREEIKRRREKGRKKGKGKGKKRNPCLKKYKDLCIHGTCQYHRELRAPSCVCHTSYSGERCELFTLPVGGQTQEGYSRTTALAVVAVVLSTLCLTIIGLLLMLRYHKRGAYDVESEEKVKLGLASNH from the exons ATGAGGCTTTTCGGAGTTGCGCTCTTGCTGCTTCATGTCTTGG GGTCGGAGCCGGTCAGAGGCGCTGCGGTGGGCAGACAACACCACACGACTGTCATCAACCTGATGGACACCAATACCGACAGGAGGACAGAGGACCAGAGAGCAACCACGGTGACGTACAGCGAGGAGGACGAGGCGGAGGATGGCGCTTATTACTACGATGAAGACGAGGATGAAGATGGTTTTTCTGGAGATCACGACTTATTACCAAGAG TGGCCATGTCAAGTAAACCCCAGGACCCGTCTGCCATTCTGGAGGCTGAACGGGAAGAAATCAAAAGGAGGAGAGAAAAGGGAAGAAAGAAGGGCAAAGGGAAAGGAAAGAAGAGGAATCCCTGCTTGAAGAAGTACAAGGATTTGTGCATCCACGGCACCTGTCAGTATCACCGGGAGCTCCGGGCCCCGTCCTGTGT GTGCCACACGAGTTACTCCGGGGAGAGGTGTGAGCTTTTCACGCTGCCCGTTGGGGGGCAGACCCAAGAGGGTTACAGCCGGACCACAGCCCTGGCTGTGGTTGCCGTGGTGCTGTCAACTCTCTGCCTCACCATTATTGGGCTTTTACTAATGCTCAG GTATCACAAGAGGGGCGCGTATGATGTAGAGAGCGAGGAGAAGGTCAAACTAGGGTTAGCATCAAACCACTGA
- the hbegfa gene encoding heparin-binding EGF-like growth factor a isoform X1, which yields MRLFGVALLLLHVLAGSEPVRGAAVGRQHHTTVINLMDTNTDRRTEDQRATTVTYSEEDEAEDGAYYYDEDEDEDGFSGDHDLLPRVAMSSKPQDPSAILEAEREEIKRRREKGRKKGKGKGKKRNPCLKKYKDLCIHGTCQYHRELRAPSCVCHTSYSGERCELFTLPVGGQTQEGYSRTTALAVVAVVLSTLCLTIIGLLLMLRYHKRGAYDVESEEKVKLGLASNH from the exons ATGAGGCTTTTCGGAGTTGCGCTCTTGCTGCTTCATGTCTTGG CAGGGTCGGAGCCGGTCAGAGGCGCTGCGGTGGGCAGACAACACCACACGACTGTCATCAACCTGATGGACACCAATACCGACAGGAGGACAGAGGACCAGAGAGCAACCACGGTGACGTACAGCGAGGAGGACGAGGCGGAGGATGGCGCTTATTACTACGATGAAGACGAGGATGAAGATGGTTTTTCTGGAGATCACGACTTATTACCAAGAG TGGCCATGTCAAGTAAACCCCAGGACCCGTCTGCCATTCTGGAGGCTGAACGGGAAGAAATCAAAAGGAGGAGAGAAAAGGGAAGAAAGAAGGGCAAAGGGAAAGGAAAGAAGAGGAATCCCTGCTTGAAGAAGTACAAGGATTTGTGCATCCACGGCACCTGTCAGTATCACCGGGAGCTCCGGGCCCCGTCCTGTGT GTGCCACACGAGTTACTCCGGGGAGAGGTGTGAGCTTTTCACGCTGCCCGTTGGGGGGCAGACCCAAGAGGGTTACAGCCGGACCACAGCCCTGGCTGTGGTTGCCGTGGTGCTGTCAACTCTCTGCCTCACCATTATTGGGCTTTTACTAATGCTCAG GTATCACAAGAGGGGCGCGTATGATGTAGAGAGCGAGGAGAAGGTCAAACTAGGGTTAGCATCAAACCACTGA